From Onychostoma macrolepis isolate SWU-2019 chromosome 05, ASM1243209v1, whole genome shotgun sequence, one genomic window encodes:
- the vkorc1l1 gene encoding vitamin K epoxide reductase complex subunit 1-like protein 1, translating into MAAPVLRVSTPRWERIVRLLVCLSGILLSLYAFHVEREKTRDANYRAMCDLSSSISCSKVFTSRWGRGFGLLGSIFGNDSAVNQPNSVYGILFYIFQLLLGLTASAMAALILMTTSIASVMGSLYLGYILYFVLKDFCVICITTYALNFILFVLNYKRLVYLNEAWKQQLQAKRD; encoded by the exons ATGGCGGCGCCCGTCTTGCGAGTGTCCACCCCTCGCTGGGAGCGGATAGTGCGGCTGCTCGTGTGTCTCTCAGGAATCCTGTTATCCCTGTACGCATTCCATGTGGAGAGGGAAAAAACCCGCGACGCCAACTACCGCGCCATGTGCGACCTGAGCAGCTCCATCAGCTGCTCCAAAGTCTTCACGTCCAG ATGGGGTCGAGGATTTGGACTGTTGGGATCCATTTTTGGGAACGACAGTGCAGTAAACCAGCCAAACAGTGTCTATGgaattttgttttatatctTTCAGCTGTTACTAG GTTTGACGGCCAGTGCGATGGCTGCTCTGATTCTCATGACCACCTCCATCGCGTCAGTGATGGGCTCCCTCTACCTGGGCTACATCCTCTACTTTGTCCTTAAGGACTTCTGCGTCATCTGCATCACCACATATGCACTGAACTTCATCCTGTTTGTGCTCAACTACAAGCGACTGGTTTACTTGAACGAGGCCTGGAAGCAGCAGCTCCAAGCCAAGCGGGACtag